One genomic window of Streptomyces sp. NBC_01276 includes the following:
- a CDS encoding TadA family conjugal transfer-associated ATPase: protein MSAPLLDAVRQHLAETGAEPTPARVVAALRAQGRLLGDAEVLGVAEELRSELVGAGPLERLLADPEVTDVLVAAPDRVWVDRGGGLELTEVTFADAEAVRRLAQRLAAVAGRRLDDARPWVDARMPDGTRLHAVLPPVAVGSACLSLRVVRPKAFTLDELVAAGTLPPGGQRLLRAMVEARLSFLVSGGTGTGKTTLLSALLGLVGPGERIVLAEDSAELRPDHPHVVRLETRPANQEGAGLVTLADLVRQALRMRPDRLVVGEVRGAEVADLLAALNTGHEGGCGTVHANAAAHVPARLEALGTAAGLDRASLHSQLAAALTLVVHLVRDRAGRRRVAEVHVLERDPAGLVVTVPALRWGTRGFVREPGWARLGPLLGGSR, encoded by the coding sequence ATGAGCGCGCCGCTGCTGGACGCGGTGCGCCAGCACCTCGCCGAGACCGGGGCGGAGCCCACCCCGGCCAGGGTCGTGGCGGCCCTGCGGGCACAGGGCCGGCTGCTCGGGGACGCGGAAGTGCTCGGAGTGGCCGAGGAGTTGCGGTCCGAGCTGGTCGGTGCGGGGCCGCTGGAGCGGCTGCTCGCCGACCCCGAGGTCACCGATGTGCTGGTGGCCGCCCCCGACCGGGTGTGGGTGGACCGGGGCGGGGGGCTGGAGTTGACGGAGGTGACGTTCGCCGACGCCGAGGCCGTGCGCAGGCTGGCCCAGCGGCTGGCCGCCGTCGCCGGGCGGCGGCTGGACGACGCCCGGCCCTGGGTGGACGCCCGGATGCCGGACGGAACCCGGCTGCACGCCGTGCTTCCCCCGGTGGCGGTCGGGTCGGCCTGCCTCTCGCTGCGCGTGGTGCGGCCCAAGGCGTTCACCCTGGACGAGCTCGTGGCCGCGGGAACCCTGCCGCCGGGCGGGCAGCGCCTCCTCCGGGCCATGGTCGAGGCCCGGCTGTCGTTCCTCGTCTCCGGCGGGACCGGGACGGGCAAGACCACCCTGCTCAGTGCCCTGCTGGGGCTGGTCGGGCCGGGCGAGCGGATCGTCCTGGCGGAGGACTCCGCCGAACTGCGCCCCGACCATCCGCATGTGGTGCGGCTGGAGACCAGGCCGGCCAACCAGGAGGGGGCCGGGCTGGTCACCCTGGCGGACCTGGTCCGCCAGGCCTTGCGGATGCGGCCCGACCGGCTGGTGGTCGGCGAGGTGCGTGGCGCCGAGGTGGCCGACCTGCTCGCCGCCCTGAACACCGGGCACGAGGGCGGGTGCGGCACGGTGCACGCCAACGCCGCGGCGCACGTGCCCGCCCGGCTGGAGGCGCTGGGCACGGCCGCCGGGCTCGACCGGGCTTCCCTGCACAGCCAGTTGGCCGCCGCGCTGACCCTGGTGGTCCACCTGGTCCGTGACCGGGCCGGGCGGCGCCGGGTGGCCGAGGTGCACGTGCTGGAGCGGGATCCGGCCGGGCTGGTGGTGACCGTGCCCGCGCTGCGCTGGGGGACCCGCGGGTTCGTACGGGAGCCGGGCTGGGCACGGCTCGGGCCGCTGCTGGGAGGTTCCCGGTGA
- a CDS encoding type II secretion system F family protein, with translation MSPGVSVPVFAGVLCAGAAVRVLAGGDRLPRRARLVLAGGGPQVPDGPVWGWHLVAGLRVRAGRWREWVPFVAGLVVAVLGGSVIPLVSGALAVPLVRRRLRARERERARGARAAEVVALCGAVVGELRAGSQPGRALTVAMRRTSAGPGGPGPAEAGVLAAAAFGGDVAGALHEAAREPGAAGLAGMAACWRVSVDGGAGLAAGLDRLEGALRAERDREESLRAQLAGARSTTVVLALLPLVGLLIGTGLGADPLRVLLHSPVGWGCLLVGGVLEALGLLWCRRIVRTGER, from the coding sequence GTGAGCCCCGGGGTGTCGGTGCCCGTTTTCGCCGGGGTGTTGTGTGCGGGCGCCGCAGTCCGAGTGCTGGCCGGGGGTGACCGACTGCCCCGGCGGGCACGGCTGGTGCTGGCGGGGGGAGGCCCGCAGGTGCCGGACGGGCCGGTGTGGGGGTGGCACCTGGTGGCCGGGCTGCGGGTGCGGGCCGGGAGGTGGCGGGAGTGGGTCCCGTTCGTGGCCGGGCTGGTGGTCGCGGTGCTCGGCGGGTCGGTGATCCCCCTGGTTTCGGGGGCGCTCGCGGTGCCGTTGGTGCGGCGCCGGCTGCGGGCCCGGGAGCGCGAGCGGGCGCGCGGGGCCCGGGCCGCGGAGGTGGTGGCGCTCTGCGGGGCCGTGGTGGGGGAACTGCGGGCGGGATCCCAGCCGGGTCGGGCGCTGACGGTGGCGATGCGGCGTACGTCGGCCGGTCCCGGCGGTCCGGGCCCGGCCGAGGCGGGGGTGCTGGCCGCGGCGGCCTTCGGCGGGGACGTCGCCGGGGCCCTGCACGAGGCGGCCCGGGAGCCGGGCGCCGCGGGGCTGGCCGGGATGGCGGCCTGCTGGCGGGTCTCGGTGGACGGCGGCGCGGGCCTGGCGGCCGGACTGGACCGGCTGGAGGGGGCGTTGCGTGCCGAGCGCGACCGGGAGGAGTCGCTGCGGGCCCAGTTGGCGGGAGCCAGGTCGACGACGGTGGTGCTCGCGCTGCTGCCGCTGGTGGGGCTGCTGATCGGCACCGGGCTCGGGGCGGACCCGCTGCGGGTGCTGCTGCACTCGCCGGTCGGGTGGGGCTGCCTGCTGGTGGGCGGAGTGCTGGAGGCGCTGGGACTGCTGTGGTGCCGGCGGATCGTACGGACGGGGGAGCGGTGA
- a CDS encoding type II secretion system F family protein, whose amino-acid sequence MGGPVVHRLGTALCLAAPVWCLVSGWAVWLRRRAARRRLAELFPARAVGSGPGRGSRGRASRAVRAGPARALPGRRAVAGVVPGGRVSAGRPGGRVSFGGAPGAPAAPAGHAAESGVRRFLARSRSRSPVGADPREVERQLPFAADLLAACLAAGAGPVEAAEVVGESLGGPVGERLALAGAELRLGGEPGAAWGRLARIPGARGLAECLERAARTGAPAAEPVSRLAAGLRADRSRRAVAGAQRAAVLVTAPVGLCFLPAFLAIGVAPVVIGMASGLLSGK is encoded by the coding sequence ATGGGCGGGCCCGTGGTCCACAGGCTGGGGACGGCGCTGTGCCTGGCGGCGCCGGTCTGGTGTCTGGTGTCGGGGTGGGCGGTGTGGCTGCGGCGGCGGGCGGCCCGTCGCCGACTCGCGGAGCTGTTTCCCGCGAGGGCGGTGGGCTCCGGGCCGGGGCGCGGGTCCCGGGGGCGGGCGTCGCGGGCCGTACGGGCCGGACCGGCCCGGGCGCTGCCGGGGCGCCGGGCGGTGGCCGGGGTGGTGCCGGGAGGCCGGGTGTCTGCCGGGAGGCCGGGAGGCCGGGTGTCGTTCGGCGGGGCGCCGGGCGCGCCGGCAGCGCCGGCGGGGCACGCGGCGGAGTCCGGGGTGCGGCGCTTCCTCGCCCGGTCCCGGTCCCGGTCACCGGTCGGTGCCGATCCCCGGGAGGTCGAGCGGCAGCTGCCCTTCGCGGCGGATCTGCTGGCCGCCTGTCTGGCCGCGGGTGCGGGCCCCGTGGAGGCTGCCGAGGTGGTGGGGGAATCGCTCGGCGGACCGGTGGGCGAGCGGCTGGCGCTCGCGGGCGCGGAGCTGCGCCTCGGCGGAGAACCGGGCGCCGCGTGGGGGAGGTTGGCGCGGATACCGGGGGCCCGGGGGCTCGCGGAATGTTTGGAGCGGGCCGCGCGTACCGGGGCGCCGGCCGCCGAGCCGGTCTCCCGGCTGGCCGCGGGTCTCCGTGCGGACCGCTCTCGCCGGGCGGTGGCCGGGGCGCAGCGGGCGGCGGTGCTCGTCACCGCGCCGGTGGGGCTGTGTTTCCTCCCTGCCTTCCTCGCGATCGGGGTGGCTCCGGTGGTGATCGGAATGGCCTCTGGGCTGCTGTCGGGCAAGTGA
- a CDS encoding DUF4244 domain-containing protein: MRIIWFRVRAALSGRSGDAGMSTSEYAMGTIAACAFAAVLYKVVTSDVVSAALQSTIGKALDAPF, from the coding sequence ATGAGGATCATCTGGTTTCGGGTGCGGGCGGCGCTGAGCGGCCGTTCGGGTGACGCGGGAATGTCGACTTCGGAATACGCCATGGGCACGATCGCGGCGTGTGCGTTCGCCGCCGTTCTGTACAAGGTGGTGACGAGTGACGTGGTCTCGGCGGCCCTTCAGTCGACCATCGGGAAGGCGCTCGATGCGCCCTTCTGA
- a CDS encoding TadE family type IV pilus minor pilin has protein sequence MTAEAALIIPALVLFAALLVWALMAAAAQIRCVDAARAGARAAGRSEPLDVAVAAAKAAAPPGARVELERSGDLWRVTVAAPAPGPAGLPVRLGAVAVALAEDSVGAPP, from the coding sequence GTGACGGCCGAGGCGGCTCTGATCATTCCGGCGCTGGTGTTGTTCGCGGCGTTGCTGGTGTGGGCGCTGATGGCGGCGGCCGCGCAGATCCGGTGTGTGGACGCAGCGCGGGCCGGTGCCAGGGCGGCGGGCCGGTCGGAGCCGCTCGACGTGGCGGTGGCGGCGGCCAAGGCGGCCGCCCCGCCCGGGGCGCGGGTGGAGCTGGAGCGGTCGGGGGACCTGTGGCGGGTCACGGTGGCCGCCCCGGCGCCGGGCCCGGCGGGGCTGCCGGTGCGGCTGGGGGCGGTGGCGGTGGCGCTGGCGGAGGACAGCGTGGGGGCGCCGCCGTGA
- a CDS encoding Rv3654c family TadE-like protein, with product MSRDRGSATVWAAVVATALVAVFGGVLLLGQAVVARHRAGAAADLAALAAAVTWARGPEAACAVAGRVARAQGAEVAVCRVGGEVAEVTARVRAGPFAPGVAARAGPGPVPAPLPVEG from the coding sequence GTGAGCCGGGACCGGGGTTCGGCGACGGTGTGGGCCGCGGTGGTGGCAACGGCCCTGGTGGCGGTGTTCGGGGGTGTGCTGCTGCTCGGCCAGGCGGTGGTGGCCCGCCACCGGGCGGGGGCGGCCGCGGATCTGGCGGCGCTGGCGGCGGCCGTGACCTGGGCGCGGGGTCCGGAGGCGGCGTGTGCGGTGGCCGGGCGGGTGGCGCGGGCGCAGGGGGCGGAGGTGGCGGTGTGCCGGGTCGGGGGTGAGGTGGCCGAAGTCACCGCCCGGGTCCGGGCGGGGCCGTTCGCCCCGGGGGTCGCGGCTCGCGCGGGGCCGGGGCCCGTGCCGGCGCCGTTGCCCGTGGAGGGCTGA
- a CDS encoding DEAD/DEAH box helicase, whose protein sequence is MAFNHLPAGAHDALGPLSRTPVTHSVPMANTQRPGPATAAADPRPTPGTVLDRLSRGPSRAARITHTEHLPPRAGRHAVWPDRIRTDVVAAIRAAGIEHPWEHQAAAAEHALDGESVVVATGTASGKSLAYLAPVLSALADGAEAPNGRGATALYLAPTKALAADQRRAVRELAAPLGNAVRPAVYDGDTPFEEREWVRQYANYVLTNPDMLHRGILPSHPRWSSFLKALRYVVIDECHTYRGVFGSHVAQVLRRLRRLCARYGSEPVFLLASATASDPAAAASRLTGVAVTEVADDASPRGEVVFALWEPPLTDLRGEKGAPVRRTATAETADLLTDLVVQGVRTVAFVRSRRGAELISVIAQERLAEVDRSLPRRVAAYRGGYLPEERRALERALHSGELLGLAATTALELGVDVSGLDAVLIAGYPGTRASLWQQAGRAGRSGQGALAVLIARDDPLDTYLVHHPEALFRRPVEATVLDPDNPYVLAPHLCAAAAEIPLTEPDLDLFGPAARELLPQLEAAKLLRRRATAWHWTRRERASDLTDIRGGGGRPVQIVEASTGRLLGTVDESASHTTVHDGAVHLHQGRTYLVERLDLEDSVALVEEASPPFSTTARDTTSISVLETETEIPWGPARLCFGSVEVTNQVVSYLRRKLITGEVLGEAKLDLPPRTLRTRAVWWTVTEDQLDEARISPEILGGALHAAEHASIGLLPLFATCDRWDIGGVSVPLHPDTLLPTVFVYDGHPGGAGFAERGFHTARAWLTATRDAIAACECEAGCPSCIQSPKCGNGNDPLHKRGAIRLLTRLLSPTPTHDPTHPPSTP, encoded by the coding sequence ATGGCATTCAATCACTTACCGGCAGGCGCGCACGACGCCTTGGGTCCATTGTCCCGCACGCCGGTGACACACTCGGTTCCAATGGCCAACACTCAGCGCCCCGGTCCGGCCACGGCCGCGGCGGACCCACGACCCACTCCCGGCACGGTCCTGGACCGTCTCTCACGGGGACCTTCCCGAGCTGCGCGCATCACCCATACGGAGCACTTGCCCCCTCGGGCGGGTCGTCATGCGGTCTGGCCCGACCGCATCCGAACAGATGTCGTGGCCGCCATCCGGGCCGCCGGGATCGAACATCCGTGGGAACACCAGGCCGCGGCCGCCGAGCACGCCCTGGACGGGGAATCCGTGGTCGTCGCCACCGGAACCGCCTCGGGCAAGTCCCTGGCCTACCTGGCGCCCGTGCTCTCCGCCCTCGCGGACGGCGCCGAGGCACCCAACGGCCGGGGTGCGACCGCCCTCTACCTGGCCCCGACCAAGGCTCTGGCCGCCGACCAGCGCCGGGCCGTGCGGGAACTGGCCGCACCGCTCGGGAACGCCGTACGGCCCGCCGTGTACGACGGGGACACCCCCTTCGAGGAACGCGAGTGGGTGCGCCAGTACGCGAACTACGTGCTGACCAACCCCGACATGCTGCACCGGGGCATCCTGCCCTCCCACCCCCGCTGGTCCTCCTTCCTGAAGGCCCTGCGCTACGTGGTCATCGACGAGTGCCACACCTACCGCGGGGTATTCGGCTCCCACGTCGCCCAGGTCCTGCGGCGGCTGCGCCGCCTGTGCGCCCGCTACGGCTCCGAGCCGGTCTTCCTGCTGGCCTCGGCCACCGCGAGCGACCCGGCGGCCGCCGCGTCCCGCCTGACCGGCGTGGCGGTCACCGAGGTGGCCGACGACGCCTCACCGCGCGGTGAGGTGGTCTTCGCCCTGTGGGAGCCGCCCCTGACCGACCTCAGGGGCGAGAAGGGCGCCCCCGTACGCCGCACGGCGACCGCGGAGACCGCCGACCTGCTGACCGACCTGGTCGTCCAGGGCGTCCGCACGGTGGCCTTCGTCCGCTCCCGGCGCGGCGCCGAGCTGATCTCCGTGATCGCCCAGGAGCGGCTCGCCGAGGTGGACCGGTCCCTGCCCCGGCGGGTCGCGGCCTACCGGGGCGGCTACCTGCCCGAGGAGCGGCGGGCCCTGGAGCGGGCCCTGCACTCCGGGGAACTGCTCGGCCTGGCCGCCACGACCGCCCTGGAGCTGGGCGTGGACGTCTCCGGCCTGGACGCCGTCCTGATCGCCGGGTACCCGGGCACGCGGGCCTCCCTGTGGCAGCAGGCGGGCCGGGCCGGGCGCTCGGGGCAGGGCGCCCTGGCCGTGCTGATCGCCCGGGACGACCCCCTGGACACCTACCTGGTCCACCACCCCGAGGCCCTCTTCCGCCGGCCGGTGGAGGCCACCGTCCTCGATCCCGACAACCCGTACGTCCTGGCCCCGCACCTGTGCGCGGCCGCCGCCGAGATCCCCCTGACCGAACCGGACCTGGACCTCTTCGGCCCCGCGGCGCGCGAGCTCCTCCCCCAGCTGGAGGCGGCGAAACTGCTGCGCCGCCGGGCCACCGCCTGGCACTGGACCCGGCGGGAACGGGCCTCCGACCTCACCGACATCCGCGGAGGCGGGGGCCGTCCCGTGCAGATCGTGGAGGCTTCGACCGGGCGGCTGCTGGGCACCGTGGACGAGTCCGCCTCCCACACCACCGTCCACGACGGCGCCGTCCACCTCCACCAGGGCCGCACCTACCTGGTCGAGCGCCTGGACCTGGAGGACTCGGTGGCCCTGGTCGAGGAAGCCTCCCCGCCGTTCTCCACCACGGCCCGGGACACCACCTCCATCTCCGTCCTGGAGACCGAGACGGAGATCCCCTGGGGCCCGGCCCGGCTCTGCTTCGGCTCCGTGGAGGTCACCAACCAGGTCGTCTCCTACCTGCGCCGCAAGCTGATCACCGGCGAGGTCCTCGGCGAGGCCAAGCTGGACCTGCCCCCGCGCACCCTGCGCACCCGGGCCGTCTGGTGGACGGTCACCGAGGACCAGCTCGACGAGGCCCGGATCAGCCCGGAGATCCTCGGCGGCGCCCTGCACGCCGCCGAGCACGCCTCCATCGGCCTTCTCCCGCTGTTCGCCACCTGCGACCGCTGGGACATCGGCGGGGTCTCCGTCCCGCTGCATCCCGACACCCTCCTCCCGACCGTGTTCGTCTACGACGGCCACCCGGGCGGCGCCGGCTTCGCCGAGCGGGGCTTCCACACGGCCCGCGCCTGGCTGACGGCCACCCGGGACGCCATCGCCGCCTGCGAGTGCGAGGCGGGCTGCCCCTCCTGCATCCAGTCCCCCAAGTGCGGCAACGGCAACGACCCCCTCCACAAACGCGGCGCCATCCGCCTCCTCACCCGCCTCCTCTCCCCGACCCCCACCCACGACCCCACCCACCCCCCAAGCACCCCCTGA